A window of Papilio machaon chromosome 1, ilPapMach1.1, whole genome shotgun sequence contains these coding sequences:
- the LOC106718816 gene encoding venom serine carboxypeptidase-like produces the protein MYSKMYLIKILITYILCALLTSVNCKVVLSREKITELLNSIDPLKIKVTIHNNEEIIELHKRNKTVTKYSNEINVEDNEVNVEDNKPKNDITVKLKTKVNNTKEANNETEHLEPLILTPFIEQGRIDEAKNASLVNPEMFLGFTSYSGYLTVNKTYNSNMFFWFFPIVDKPIGESPWIIWLQGGPGASSMTGLFEEIGPLKMGAKLQLERNPYTWLQNHSLVFFDNPVGTGFSFTDDKRGYVRDMPTYSRQLYTAFHQFVQMFPELKEAPLYIAGESYAGKYVPALGLEIHNRIHLPEHRVNLKGLMIGNAYVDPAVIPRTVRPFYNFGLIEQEQVEMLRPLSNAVAEQVAAKNGALAKNKWINLISLLLMLSHQSHAYNFLHNDLGVGRYVKFLNQTDIQKAIHVRRTNFNFVNMTVNFHLASDFLSSSKPHFETLLEHYRVLAYCGQLDLMMPCVTTSENYRTWKWNEKEKFLNATRLPYLYLHKRAGYHKTGGGLTEVVFMGAGHMVPMDVPAPARDLITRWTHNKELSASFPLLERSFITGFIANNSAIYL, from the exons atgtattctaaaatgtatcttattaaaatattaattacgtaCATATTGTGTGCTTTATTAACGAG tgTCAACTGTAAAGTTGTATTAAGCAGGGAAAAGATTACggaattattaaattctatagATCcgctaaaaattaaagtaactaTACATAATAACGAGGAAATAATAgaattacataaaagaaataagacagtaacaaaatattctaaCGAAATAAATGTTGAAGACAACGAAGTTAATGTTGAAGACAACAAACCTAAAAATGATATCacagtcaaattaaaaaccaaagtGAATAATACAAAAGAAGCAAATAATGAAACAGAACATTTAGAACCACTCATATTGACACCTTTCATTGAACAAGGAAGAATCGACGAAGCAAAGAACGCAAGTTTGGTCAATCCAGAAATGTTTCTAGGTTTTACAAGTTATTCAGGATACTTGACTGTGAACAAAACTTATAATTCCAATATGTTCTTTTGGTTCTTCCCGATTGTGGATAAACCAATTGGTGAATCGCCGTGGATTATTTGGTTGCAAGGTGGACCCGGAGCGTCTAGTATGACAGGACTTTTTGAGGAAATAGGACCCCTTAAAATGGGTGCAAAACTACAATTGGAAC GTAACCCGTACACATGGCTGCAGAACCATTCTCTGGTGTTCTTCGACAACCCCGTAGGAACTGGTTTCAGTTTCACTGATGATAAACGAGGATACGTTCGAGATATGCCTACG TATTCCAGACAGCTGTACACCGCGTTCCACCAGTTCGTCCAGATGTTTCCAGAGCTAAAGGAAGCTCCGCTCTACATTGCGGGAGAGTCATACGCGGGAAAATACGTGCCTGCGCTCGGACTGGAGATACATAATAGAATACATTTACCAGAACATCGTGTTAATCTTAAG GGTTTGATGATCGGTAATGCGTACGTGGATCCTGCTGTTATCCCGAGGACAGTCCGGCCCTTCTATAACTTTGGTCTTATAGAACAAGAGCAGGTGGAAATGCTGAGACCATTATCGAACGCAGTAGCGGAACAAGTGGCTGCCAAAAACGGAGCACTAGCTAAAAAT aaatggaTAAACCTCATCAGTCTTCTTCTAATGTTGAGCCATCAGTCGCACGCATATAACTTCTTGCACAACGACTTAGGGGTAGGCAGATACGTGAAATTCTTGAATCAGACGGACATACAAAAGGCGATACATGTGCGTAGAACAAACTTCAACTTCGTCAACATGACTGTCAACTTCCACCTCGCTTCGGATTTCTTAAGCAGCAGTAAACCGCACTTTGAAACTCTGTTGGAACATTACCGGGTGCTCGCGTATTG cGGCCAGTTAGATCTGATGATGCCGTGTGTCACAACTTCAGAGAACTATCGAACATGGAAATGGAACGAGAAGGAAAAATTCTTAAACGCAACAAGATTACCgtatttgtatttacataaacgTGCCGG aTATCACAAAACCGGTGGAGGTCTGACTGAGGTAGTATTTATGGGGGCGGGCCACATGGTACCTATGGACGTGCCCGCTCCTGCCCGGGACCTCATTACAAGATGGACGCACAACAAGGAACTCAGCGCATCCTTTCCGCTCTTAGAACGATCATTTATAACCGgttttattgcaaataattCTGCAATTTACctttga